The following proteins are encoded in a genomic region of Hymenobacter siberiensis:
- a CDS encoding YkvA family protein produces MPMSPLAEKGLKISKNALFNVFIVRATKLLGKPFKVVTILNETADKLASKNNKDNKFKQLFDVALTLVRLVRAFISGEYRDISTNTVISGLAVLLYVLSPIDLVPDFIPVIGFLDDLSLISWFLGKFQGEITRFREWEQTGHRAAVATTGPDEAAEPAQGDQTQASVAELGHS; encoded by the coding sequence ATGCCCATGTCTCCGCTGGCCGAAAAAGGCCTCAAAATTTCTAAAAATGCACTTTTCAACGTCTTCATTGTTCGCGCGACCAAGCTCCTGGGTAAGCCGTTCAAGGTAGTTACCATCCTGAATGAAACGGCTGACAAGCTGGCCAGTAAGAATAATAAGGACAACAAGTTCAAGCAGCTGTTCGACGTGGCCCTGACGCTGGTGCGGCTGGTGCGCGCCTTCATCAGCGGTGAGTACCGGGACATTTCTACCAACACCGTTATTTCGGGCCTGGCCGTGCTGCTTTATGTGCTGTCGCCCATCGACTTAGTTCCCGATTTCATTCCGGTTATCGGCTTTCTTGATGATTTGAGCCTGATAAGCTGGTTTTTAGGTAAGTTTCAGGGCGAAATCACCCGTTTCCGCGAGTGGGAGCAAACCGGGCACCGCGCCGCCGTTGCCACCACTGGCCCCGATGAAGCCGCCGAGCCTGCCCAGGGCGACCAGACCCAGGCCAGCGTAGCCGAGCTCGGGCATTCGTAA
- a CDS encoding type 1 glutamine amidotransferase, with protein sequence MKAIRIAILDMYDNARNEGMRCIRQLLARSAEENGARFRVDTFNVRAENELPGLDYDIYVSSGGPGSPLPSGELWEPRYFRLIDAILAHNKTSEQKKHLLLICHSFQLVSRHLGVGTISRRKSTSFGVLPVHFTPAGKAEPTLRGLADPFYVVDSRDYQLADLNTRRIEELGAKILCLEKERPHVPLARAVMAIRFTPEVLGTQFHPEADGEGMLRYMLTDERKHQVITTYGEAKYHEMVRLLADPDTIEYTESIILPTFLRRALAQLGQLTAA encoded by the coding sequence ATGAAAGCTATTCGCATTGCTATTTTAGATATGTATGACAACGCGCGCAACGAAGGAATGCGCTGCATCCGGCAGCTACTGGCCCGTAGCGCGGAAGAAAACGGGGCCCGGTTTCGCGTCGACACCTTTAATGTACGGGCCGAAAATGAGCTGCCTGGCCTGGATTACGACATTTACGTTTCGAGCGGTGGCCCCGGTAGTCCACTCCCCTCCGGTGAGCTGTGGGAACCCCGTTATTTTCGATTAATTGACGCGATACTTGCTCACAATAAAACCAGTGAGCAGAAGAAACACTTATTACTGATTTGCCACTCGTTTCAGCTGGTGAGCCGCCACCTGGGCGTGGGCACCATTAGCCGGCGCAAATCAACCTCGTTTGGCGTGCTGCCGGTGCATTTCACCCCGGCCGGCAAGGCAGAGCCTACCCTACGCGGATTAGCCGACCCATTTTACGTGGTCGATTCGCGCGATTATCAATTGGCAGACCTTAATACGCGACGCATCGAGGAATTAGGAGCCAAAATTTTGTGCTTAGAAAAAGAGCGCCCCCATGTGCCGCTGGCCCGCGCCGTAATGGCCATTCGCTTCACGCCGGAAGTACTAGGCACCCAGTTCCACCCCGAGGCCGATGGCGAGGGCATGCTGCGCTACATGCTCACTGATGAGCGCAAACACCAGGTAATCACCACATACGGCGAAGCCAAATACCACGAAATGGTGCGCCTGCTGGCCGACCCGGACACGATTGAATACACCGAGTCCATCATCCTGCCTACTTTTTTACGGCGCGCGTTAGCTCAGCTAGGCCAACTCACTGCCGCTTAA
- a CDS encoding carboxylate-amine ligase — translation MPTPVFTLGIEEEFQTIDPETRELRSHLSQIVENGKITLHEQVKAEMHESVVEVGTNICQNIGEARTEVLHLRRQVIELADRQGLKIGAAGTHPFSRWQDQPITPDVRYDKIVEELQEAARSNLVFGMHVHVGIENREMGVYMMNTLRYFLPHLFALSTNSPFWEGRETGYKSFRTKVFERFPRTGIPGFFHSASDYDEFIALLIKTGCIDNGKKIWWDVRLHPFFDTIEYRICDMMMRADETIAVAAIMQALVAKIYKLKTQNLNFRVYRSALIKENKWRAARYGLDGNMIDFGIQEEVPTRKLILELLDFIDDVVDDLGSRHEVEYVLKMMEMGTGADRQLKVFRETGDLTKVVDYILAETTFGL, via the coding sequence ATGCCAACTCCCGTGTTTACCCTCGGCATCGAGGAAGAATTTCAGACCATCGACCCGGAAACCCGGGAGCTTCGCTCACACCTCTCGCAAATCGTTGAAAACGGCAAAATCACGCTCCATGAGCAAGTGAAGGCCGAAATGCACGAGTCTGTGGTGGAAGTGGGCACCAATATCTGCCAGAATATCGGCGAGGCGCGCACCGAGGTGCTGCATTTGCGCCGCCAGGTAATTGAGCTAGCCGACCGGCAGGGCCTGAAAATCGGGGCGGCCGGCACGCACCCATTTTCGCGCTGGCAGGACCAGCCCATCACGCCCGATGTGCGCTACGACAAAATTGTGGAGGAATTGCAGGAAGCTGCGCGCTCCAATCTCGTTTTTGGCATGCACGTCCACGTCGGCATCGAAAACAGGGAAATGGGCGTGTACATGATGAATACGCTGCGGTATTTCCTGCCGCACCTGTTTGCACTCAGCACCAACTCTCCTTTCTGGGAAGGCCGCGAAACTGGTTATAAATCATTCAGAACCAAAGTTTTCGAACGTTTTCCGCGCACGGGTATCCCGGGCTTTTTCCACAGCGCCAGCGACTACGACGAGTTTATCGCGCTGCTGATAAAAACTGGCTGCATCGACAACGGTAAGAAAATATGGTGGGACGTGCGCCTGCACCCCTTCTTCGACACCATCGAGTACCGCATCTGCGACATGATGATGCGCGCCGATGAAACCATCGCCGTAGCCGCTATTATGCAGGCGCTGGTAGCCAAAATCTATAAGCTCAAAACCCAGAACCTGAATTTTCGCGTTTACCGGAGCGCCCTTATCAAGGAAAATAAGTGGCGCGCCGCCCGCTATGGCCTCGATGGCAACATGATTGATTTCGGCATTCAGGAGGAGGTGCCTACCCGCAAGCTTATTTTGGAGCTACTCGACTTCATCGACGATGTGGTGGACGACCTCGGGAGCCGCCACGAAGTAGAATACGTGCTGAAAATGATGGAAATGGGCACCGGCGCCGACCGTCAGCTCAAGGTTTTCCGCGAAACCGGCGACCTAACCAAGGTAGTCGACTATATTCTGGCCGAAACCACATTCGGCCTGTAG
- a CDS encoding ATP-grasp domain-containing protein, with protein sequence MKKIGILFGQENTFPQAFVDRVNEKAVDGITAEFVNIEQVEQAVPCGYDVIIDRISQDVPFYRAYLKNAALTGTAVINNAFWWSADEKFFNNALAVQLGVPVPKTLLLPSKARPDDTSENSFRNLSMFNWERAFERIGFPAFMKPHSGGGWKSVYKVDNPEEAWRAYDETGQLVMLYQEAIEFDDYFRCYCLGGKHVLIMPYEPRNAPHQRYQTTMKTQGEAGQQLLDTIKDYTLRLCQGLGYDFNTVEFAVRDGVPIAIDFGNPAPDADVNSVGAENFEWVVEHAAQLAIERAQANQAGKTNLTWGSFVHDSVGAFPKKSASKADMPVGSAVNETNDLGATGAPKPAAKKVAPKKAASAPRPEPPIGEVPVKAPAAKKAATPKAPAAKKAAPTKAK encoded by the coding sequence ATGAAAAAAATTGGCATCCTCTTCGGACAAGAAAATACTTTCCCCCAGGCCTTCGTCGACCGCGTGAATGAGAAAGCCGTGGACGGCATTACGGCCGAGTTTGTGAACATTGAGCAAGTGGAGCAGGCCGTGCCCTGCGGCTACGACGTCATCATCGACCGGATTTCGCAGGACGTTCCATTCTACCGCGCCTACCTGAAAAACGCCGCCCTGACCGGCACGGCCGTTATCAACAACGCCTTCTGGTGGAGCGCCGACGAAAAGTTTTTCAACAACGCCCTGGCCGTGCAGCTGGGCGTGCCAGTACCCAAAACGCTGCTGCTGCCCAGCAAGGCCCGCCCCGACGACACCTCCGAAAATTCGTTTCGCAACTTGTCCATGTTCAACTGGGAGCGGGCGTTCGAGCGCATTGGCTTCCCGGCTTTTATGAAGCCTCATTCCGGCGGCGGCTGGAAAAGCGTGTATAAAGTAGACAACCCCGAGGAAGCCTGGCGCGCCTACGATGAAACCGGCCAGCTGGTGATGCTCTACCAGGAAGCCATTGAGTTTGACGACTACTTCCGGTGCTACTGCCTGGGCGGCAAGCATGTGCTCATTATGCCCTACGAGCCGCGCAACGCGCCCCACCAGCGCTACCAAACCACGATGAAAACCCAGGGCGAAGCCGGCCAGCAGCTCCTCGATACCATTAAGGACTACACCCTGCGGCTGTGCCAGGGCCTGGGCTACGACTTCAACACGGTGGAATTTGCCGTGCGCGACGGGGTGCCCATAGCCATCGACTTCGGCAACCCCGCCCCCGATGCCGATGTAAACTCCGTTGGTGCTGAAAACTTTGAGTGGGTGGTAGAGCACGCGGCCCAGCTGGCCATTGAGCGCGCCCAGGCCAACCAGGCCGGTAAAACCAACCTCACCTGGGGCAGCTTTGTGCACGATTCGGTGGGTGCTTTCCCAAAGAAATCCGCCAGCAAAGCCGACATGCCGGTAGGCAGCGCCGTGAACGAAACCAACGACCTGGGTGCCACCGGCGCCCCCAAGCCCGCCGCCAAAAAAGTCGCGCCAAAAAAAGCAGCCAGCGCTCCCCGGCCCGAGCCGCCCATCGGCGAAGTACCCGTAAAAGCCCCGGCCGCTAAGAAAGCCGCCACGCCCAAAGCGCCGGCCGCCAAAAAAGCTGCACCCACGAAGGCCAAATAG
- a CDS encoding esterase family protein: MQEQHRRFYSHHLGQDIDMLVFGTWGYPVVIFPTSGGREYEARDFKLIEAVRPLIDAGRVKLFCINSIDQHSWYAKHLEPRIRIQNHVFYDQFLSEELVPMLQQECNVDKIAVAGCSFGGFHALNFAFRHPDQVAHLFTMGAAFDIRQFMDGYHDDNVYYNNPPEYLPGAYNEHFQWMNIILGTAEHDFCKESNFQMARLLSEKGIHYTLDVKPFGNHDWPVWREMFPQYLATIG, from the coding sequence GTGCAGGAACAACATCGCCGCTTTTATTCGCATCACCTCGGCCAGGACATCGATATGCTGGTTTTCGGCACCTGGGGCTACCCGGTGGTCATCTTCCCAACCTCCGGCGGCCGCGAGTATGAGGCCCGCGACTTCAAGCTCATCGAGGCGGTGCGCCCGCTGATAGATGCCGGACGAGTTAAGCTGTTCTGCATCAACAGCATCGACCAGCACTCCTGGTATGCCAAGCACTTGGAGCCCCGCATCCGGATTCAGAACCACGTTTTTTACGACCAGTTTCTGAGCGAGGAGCTCGTGCCAATGCTCCAGCAGGAGTGCAACGTTGACAAAATTGCCGTGGCAGGCTGCAGCTTCGGCGGCTTCCACGCGCTCAATTTTGCCTTCCGCCACCCCGACCAAGTGGCCCACTTATTCACGATGGGCGCGGCCTTCGACATCCGTCAGTTTATGGACGGCTACCACGACGACAACGTATACTACAACAACCCGCCCGAGTACCTGCCCGGGGCCTACAACGAGCATTTCCAGTGGATGAACATCATTCTGGGCACTGCCGAGCATGACTTCTGCAAGGAATCCAACTTCCAGATGGCCCGCCTGCTCAGCGAAAAAGGCATTCATTATACCCTGGATGTGAAGCCGTTCGGCAACCACGACTGGCCCGTATGGCGCGAAATGTTCCCCCAATACCTCGCCACCATCGGCTAA
- a CDS encoding alpha/beta hydrolase-fold protein, with amino-acid sequence MSSVGTRLCREVLASSFLAREVELSILLPPADLAVPARYPVLYLNDGQDFERLHLQATLDALYARGAVRPFILVGVHANELRVQEYGTAGYPDFNGRGSLAGVYAQFVLEELLPFAQAHYQASANPDEAVMAGFSLGGLSAFDLVWHHPEAFARAGAFSGSFWWRQRAVGAGYTPADRIMHGLVRAGSLHPNHRFWLQVGTLDERGDRNENGVIDSIEDCLDLVEALIACGLDVQNALRYVQVEGGHHHPDTWGRVMPDFLIWAFGAAEGPVTLPAPLPIVRLQLDPHLAPAILLPSALPVAPVAALLLLPDAESAAGQHHPAALVLDNHLIFNSMSLTRPIDGDFLPYAAGYINLVPADADPREVLRSQPAEIRAVFAGLSEEQAEKAYAPGKWSLKEMLLHQIDSERVFTYRAMRFARGDGQDLLGFEQDDYVAHSGANARSIASLLAEYDATRAATVALFDTFTEEQLDRRGTANGGPNTVRALLFIVPGHERHHLNIIREWYLPIL; translated from the coding sequence ATGTCATCCGTTGGCACCCGCCTTTGCCGGGAAGTGCTGGCGTCCAGCTTTCTGGCGCGTGAGGTCGAGCTGAGTATTCTGTTGCCCCCGGCGGACCTGGCCGTGCCGGCTCGTTACCCGGTGCTGTACCTCAACGATGGGCAGGATTTTGAGCGGCTGCACCTGCAAGCCACGCTCGATGCGCTGTATGCCCGGGGGGCGGTGCGGCCCTTTATACTAGTAGGCGTGCACGCCAACGAGCTGCGGGTGCAGGAGTACGGCACGGCCGGTTATCCCGATTTCAACGGTCGGGGCAGTCTGGCCGGCGTGTATGCCCAGTTTGTGCTGGAAGAGCTATTGCCCTTTGCCCAAGCGCATTACCAGGCTTCGGCCAACCCGGATGAGGCGGTAATGGCGGGGTTTTCACTCGGCGGATTATCGGCGTTCGATTTGGTATGGCACCACCCGGAGGCGTTTGCGCGGGCCGGGGCATTTTCGGGCTCGTTCTGGTGGCGGCAGCGGGCCGTGGGGGCCGGCTACACGCCCGCCGACCGCATTATGCACGGCTTGGTGCGGGCCGGCAGCCTGCATCCCAACCATCGTTTCTGGCTGCAGGTGGGCACGCTCGACGAGCGCGGCGACCGCAATGAAAACGGCGTCATCGACTCGATTGAGGATTGCCTCGATTTGGTGGAAGCATTGATTGCCTGTGGCTTAGATGTGCAAAATGCCCTGCGCTACGTGCAGGTAGAAGGCGGCCACCACCACCCCGATACTTGGGGCCGGGTGATGCCCGATTTCCTGATTTGGGCATTTGGGGCGGCGGAAGGCCCCGTCACGTTGCCCGCTCCATTGCCGATAGTGCGCCTGCAGCTCGACCCGCACCTGGCCCCGGCCATTCTGCTGCCGTCGGCTTTGCCGGTCGCGCCGGTTGCCGCGCTGCTGCTGCTGCCGGATGCTGAAAGTGCCGCCGGGCAACACCATCCGGCTGCGTTAGTCCTTGATAATCACCTAATTTTTAATTCTATGTCCCTGACTCGTCCTATCGATGGCGACTTCTTGCCGTACGCCGCCGGCTATATTAACCTGGTACCGGCCGATGCCGACCCGCGCGAGGTATTGCGCTCCCAACCCGCCGAAATCCGCGCCGTATTTGCGGGTCTGAGCGAAGAGCAGGCCGAAAAAGCCTATGCTCCCGGCAAGTGGAGCCTGAAGGAAATGCTGCTGCATCAGATTGATTCTGAGCGGGTATTCACCTACCGCGCCATGCGCTTCGCCCGCGGCGATGGCCAGGACCTGCTCGGTTTCGAGCAGGATGACTACGTGGCGCACAGCGGGGCCAATGCCCGCTCCATTGCCAGCCTGCTGGCCGAGTACGATGCCACCCGCGCCGCTACGGTAGCTTTGTTCGATACGTTCACCGAAGAGCAGCTCGACCGGCGAGGCACGGCCAACGGCGGCCCCAACACGGTGCGGGCGTTGCTCTTTATTGTGCCCGGCCACGAGCGGCACCATCTCAACATCATCCGCGAGTGGTATTTGCCCATTTTGTAG
- a CDS encoding AlbA family DNA-binding domain-containing protein, protein MDIHELIARGEGEELEFKQKTTHPHRISRTLVSLANTRGGQVLVGVDDAGRILGVRDAEEELFVLREAAEHYVEPPLTTLRYQEIEEDGRTVLIVTVPESAQKPHRAQVAPNDWRGFVRVRDASVQTSGLTEKVLERQQPESRFEQIPLNKQELAVIDYLKSHPRITLAQFMKLVNFGKRRAYQTLIKLVLHGYIRHHDKEKEPYYTA, encoded by the coding sequence ATGGATATACACGAGCTGATAGCGCGGGGCGAGGGCGAGGAGCTAGAATTCAAGCAAAAAACCACACACCCGCACCGCATTTCGCGCACTTTGGTTTCGCTGGCCAACACGCGGGGCGGGCAGGTGCTGGTGGGCGTCGATGATGCCGGCCGCATTTTGGGCGTGCGCGATGCCGAGGAAGAATTATTTGTGCTGCGCGAAGCGGCGGAGCACTATGTCGAGCCGCCGCTGACCACCCTTCGCTACCAGGAAATTGAGGAAGACGGCCGCACGGTGCTCATCGTGACCGTACCCGAGAGTGCTCAAAAGCCCCACCGCGCCCAGGTAGCACCCAACGACTGGCGCGGCTTTGTGCGCGTGCGCGATGCCAGCGTGCAAACCAGCGGCCTCACAGAGAAAGTGCTGGAACGCCAGCAGCCCGAATCCCGCTTCGAGCAAATCCCACTCAACAAGCAGGAGCTGGCCGTTATCGACTACCTAAAGTCCCACCCCCGCATCACCTTGGCCCAGTTCATGAAACTGGTAAATTTTGGCAAGCGCCGCGCCTACCAAACCCTAATAAAGCTGGTGCTCCACGGCTACATCCGCCACCACGACAAGGAGAAGGAACCATACTACACTGCCTGA
- a CDS encoding DUF3127 domain-containing protein — protein sequence MAYDVTGRLHEIFDEQQVSEKFRKREFVLEVQDGQYPEHIKFQMVQDKTSLIDPFKMGDEVKVTFNLRGRGFNKNGQMLYFTNLEAWKIEPAGAANYGGGGGQQQAAPRPAAAQNQNPTLRAQPSAAPIASDDDNDLPF from the coding sequence ATGGCATACGACGTAACCGGCCGGCTGCACGAAATATTTGACGAACAGCAGGTAAGCGAAAAGTTTCGCAAGCGCGAGTTCGTGCTGGAAGTCCAGGACGGCCAGTATCCCGAGCATATTAAGTTTCAGATGGTTCAGGACAAAACCAGCCTCATCGACCCTTTCAAAATGGGCGACGAAGTGAAGGTGACCTTCAACCTGCGCGGCCGTGGCTTCAACAAAAATGGCCAGATGCTGTACTTCACCAATCTGGAGGCCTGGAAAATTGAGCCCGCCGGCGCTGCCAACTACGGTGGTGGTGGTGGCCAGCAGCAAGCGGCTCCCCGCCCCGCTGCTGCTCAGAACCAGAACCCCACGCTGCGCGCCCAGCCCTCGGCCGCACCCATCGCCAGCGACGACGACAACGACCTGCCCTTCTAG
- a CDS encoding isoaspartyl peptidase/L-asparaginase family protein yields the protein MFALAIHGGAGTIARASLSPADEQLYRAALEAALSTGYELLREGAAALDAVEAAVRSLEDCPLFNAGRGAVFTHDGHHEMDAALMSGHNKLAGAVAGVRQVQNPIRAARLVMEHTEHVLLSYPGADELAREHGLPLQPVEYFFTQKRFDQLQDAIASGKMQLDHAADPNWKKGTVGAVARDQHGHLAAATSTGGMTNKRYSRIGDTPLIGAGTWADARCAISCTGNGEYFIRAVAAYDIACLMEYKELSLEEAARIVVQDKLAPVGGEGGLIAVDAAGNITLPFNSEGMYRASRVEGGKAQVAIYKE from the coding sequence ATGTTCGCCCTTGCCATCCACGGCGGTGCCGGTACCATTGCCCGCGCCTCGCTTTCTCCCGCCGATGAACAGCTCTACCGCGCAGCCCTCGAAGCGGCCCTCAGCACCGGCTATGAGCTGCTCCGCGAAGGCGCCGCCGCCCTCGATGCCGTAGAAGCGGCCGTGCGCAGCCTCGAAGACTGCCCCCTGTTCAACGCCGGGCGCGGGGCCGTGTTCACCCACGACGGCCACCACGAAATGGACGCCGCCCTCATGAGCGGCCACAACAAGCTGGCCGGAGCCGTGGCCGGCGTGCGCCAGGTACAAAACCCCATCCGGGCCGCCCGCCTCGTGATGGAGCACACCGAGCACGTACTGCTAAGCTACCCCGGCGCCGACGAGCTGGCCCGCGAGCACGGCCTGCCACTGCAACCGGTGGAGTATTTCTTCACCCAAAAGCGCTTCGACCAGCTCCAGGATGCCATTGCCTCGGGCAAAATGCAGCTAGACCACGCCGCCGACCCAAACTGGAAAAAGGGCACCGTAGGAGCCGTGGCCCGCGACCAGCATGGCCACTTGGCCGCTGCCACCAGCACCGGCGGCATGACCAACAAGCGCTACTCCCGCATCGGCGACACGCCGCTCATCGGAGCCGGCACCTGGGCCGATGCCCGCTGCGCCATCAGCTGCACCGGTAACGGGGAGTATTTTATCCGGGCCGTGGCGGCTTACGATATAGCTTGTTTAATGGAATACAAGGAATTATCTCTGGAAGAGGCGGCCCGTATCGTGGTGCAGGACAAGCTGGCCCCCGTGGGTGGCGAAGGCGGGCTGATTGCCGTGGACGCGGCCGGGAATATCACCCTGCCTTTCAATTCGGAAGGTATGTACCGCGCCAGCCGCGTGGAGGGCGGCAAAGCGCAGGTGGCTATCTATAAGGAGTAG
- a CDS encoding aldo/keto reductase has translation MNYRKLGKTEFSVSEISLGTWQVGGKWGDPFSHANADKILNAAVDAGINFIDTADVYGDGESEKAVGRLVRSRSERIFVATKCGRRLQPHTAEAYQPAVLRRFVEDSLRNMQLETIDLIQLHCPPTEVYYRPEIFGEFDRLREEGKIRHLGVSIEKVEEGLKAIEFPNVTTVQLIFNLFRQRPPELLFKEAARRNIGLIVRVPLASGLLTGKFSPQTHFAADDHRNFNRHGEAFDKGETFAGVDYETGLAAVEELKRVFGPQMPLAAQALRWILMFEEVSCVIPGASRPEQILSNLQAADLLALSPEQIQAVRDIYNERIRPLVHYSW, from the coding sequence ATGAACTACCGCAAGCTTGGTAAAACCGAATTTTCCGTTTCTGAAATCAGCCTGGGCACCTGGCAGGTGGGCGGCAAGTGGGGCGACCCATTCAGCCACGCCAACGCCGATAAAATCCTTAATGCTGCCGTCGATGCCGGCATCAACTTCATCGACACGGCCGATGTGTACGGCGACGGCGAGAGCGAAAAAGCTGTGGGCCGGCTGGTCCGCTCCCGCTCCGAGCGCATTTTTGTGGCCACGAAGTGCGGCCGGCGCCTGCAGCCCCACACGGCCGAGGCCTACCAGCCCGCCGTGCTCCGCCGGTTTGTGGAAGACAGCCTGCGCAACATGCAGCTGGAAACCATCGACTTAATCCAATTACATTGCCCGCCCACCGAGGTGTACTACCGCCCCGAGATTTTTGGGGAGTTTGACCGTCTGCGCGAGGAAGGCAAAATCCGACACCTTGGCGTGAGCATCGAGAAAGTGGAAGAAGGCCTGAAAGCCATCGAATTTCCCAACGTGACTACGGTGCAGTTGATTTTCAACCTGTTCCGCCAGCGGCCGCCGGAGCTGCTGTTCAAAGAAGCTGCCCGGCGCAACATTGGTCTGATTGTGCGGGTGCCCCTGGCCAGCGGCCTGCTCACCGGCAAGTTTTCGCCGCAAACCCATTTCGCGGCCGACGACCACCGCAATTTCAACCGACACGGCGAGGCCTTCGACAAAGGCGAAACCTTCGCCGGCGTGGATTACGAAACCGGCCTGGCTGCCGTGGAAGAATTGAAACGTGTTTTCGGGCCTCAAATGCCCCTCGCCGCCCAGGCCCTGCGCTGGATTCTGATGTTCGAGGAAGTGAGCTGCGTTATCCCCGGCGCTTCCCGCCCCGAACAGATTCTCTCGAACCTGCAAGCCGCCGACCTGCTCGCGCTATCGCCGGAGCAGATACAGGCCGTGCGGGATATCTACAACGAGCGGATTCGACCGCTGGTGCATTACAGCTGGTAA
- a CDS encoding cyanophycinase — translation MKTIIPLGKLIAVGGNEDKGTYPNPRTRRKYYLNFFELGILKRIVLESGKIDPRIEVITTASMIPEEVGPIYIGSFAMLNCLNVGIMDIRTPEDARQPEFLERLMAADVVMFSGGNQSRLREMFGETDFLDRMTQRYYAEPNFVIAGTSAGAVAMSHSMIRGGSVPDALLKGAVKMGVGLSLLPAAIIDSHFVKRGRFGRLIEAVALHPKLIGIGLGEDTGVLITQGNLVETIGSNLVIILDGHNIQHNNAAAAKKGTVLSIENVTMHILAKGNVYDMRERKFYPSKDVLAPVITPSVAIDVSPGK, via the coding sequence TTGAAAACCATCATCCCGCTAGGCAAACTCATCGCCGTGGGCGGCAACGAGGACAAGGGCACGTACCCCAACCCTCGAACCCGCCGCAAGTATTACCTCAACTTTTTCGAGTTGGGCATCCTAAAGCGGATTGTGCTCGAAAGCGGCAAAATCGACCCGCGCATCGAAGTCATCACCACCGCCTCCATGATTCCGGAGGAAGTAGGCCCGATTTATATCGGCTCCTTCGCCATGCTTAACTGCCTGAACGTCGGCATCATGGACATTCGCACGCCCGAAGATGCCCGCCAGCCCGAGTTTCTGGAGCGCCTGATGGCCGCCGATGTGGTCATGTTTTCGGGCGGCAACCAGTCGCGCCTGCGGGAGATGTTCGGCGAAACCGACTTTCTCGACCGCATGACGCAGCGCTACTACGCCGAGCCGAATTTCGTGATTGCCGGCACCAGTGCCGGGGCCGTGGCCATGTCGCATTCCATGATTCGGGGCGGCTCGGTGCCCGATGCCCTGCTGAAAGGAGCCGTGAAAATGGGCGTTGGCCTGAGTCTGCTACCCGCCGCCATCATCGACTCACACTTTGTGAAGCGCGGCCGCTTTGGCCGGCTCATCGAGGCGGTAGCGCTGCACCCCAAGCTCATCGGCATTGGACTGGGCGAGGACACCGGCGTGCTCATCACCCAAGGCAATCTGGTCGAAACCATTGGCTCTAACCTCGTTATCATCCTCGACGGCCATAATATCCAGCACAACAACGCCGCCGCCGCCAAAAAAGGCACGGTGCTTTCCATCGAAAACGTGACCATGCACATCCTAGCCAAGGGCAATGTATACGACATGCGGGAGCGGAAATTCTATCCCAGCAAAGACGTATTGGCCCCTGTCATAACCCCAAGCGTGGCCATTGATGTTTCGCCCGGCAAATAA